A region from the Wansuia hejianensis genome encodes:
- a CDS encoding ABC-ATPase domain-containing protein, producing the protein MKSAQELRALLQSIDHKSYPAYKSTQGCYRFPDYLLSIDHVQGDPFASPSRVSIHIDGKTAGFPAELFNSRPKQTALQDHLTRLFYTEIEKYNFKAKGSGKSGLLSVSRCGQEILERSACSLNPADGSLVLRMQIGFPAGGRTIHAGELIRILYDFLPGCVTSSLMYRNLDKRKCQAVRALCEDQEYIRAQLKEQGLIAFIANGAVLPRLSGVSERPMRQAVPFQSPPSMEFTMELPNHGPLKGMGIRKGITLVVGGGFHGKSTLLKALERGVYNHISGDGREYVITDASAVKLRAEDSRSISNVDISLFINHLPGGRNTRGFSTEDASGSTSQAANVIEGLESGTSLFLIDEDTSATNFMIRDELMQSVVADREEPITPFISRVRSLYDEAGISSVIVAGSSGSYFHTADVIIQMKEYLPFDITAKAREKAASFGGAVRAAEAFRIPAFNRRPKPTSSLQNFDRLKMKVLGKEAIQINRSTTDLRYLEQLVDSEQLAALSYLLVYASKHLMDGRRTLTDIVLELERRMDSQGLASLSDSSYLASDLCRPRRQEIFACFDRCRELQFN; encoded by the coding sequence ATGAAATCTGCACAGGAGCTGAGAGCTCTTCTCCAATCCATTGACCACAAAAGCTACCCTGCTTACAAATCTACCCAGGGCTGCTACCGTTTCCCGGATTACCTGCTGTCCATCGACCATGTCCAGGGCGATCCCTTCGCGTCGCCCTCCCGCGTCAGCATCCACATCGACGGGAAAACTGCCGGATTCCCGGCTGAGCTTTTTAACAGCCGTCCAAAACAGACGGCGCTGCAGGACCATCTGACCCGCCTGTTCTATACAGAGATTGAAAAATACAATTTTAAAGCGAAGGGCAGCGGGAAGAGCGGCCTGCTCTCAGTCAGCCGCTGCGGACAGGAGATTCTGGAGCGTTCCGCCTGCTCACTGAATCCCGCCGACGGCTCCCTGGTGCTCCGCATGCAGATTGGTTTCCCGGCAGGCGGACGCACGATTCATGCCGGAGAGCTGATCCGCATACTGTATGATTTTCTCCCCGGCTGCGTGACCTCCAGCCTGATGTACCGGAACCTGGACAAGCGGAAATGTCAGGCTGTACGGGCTCTGTGCGAGGACCAGGAATATATCCGGGCACAGCTGAAGGAACAGGGACTTATCGCCTTTATCGCCAACGGCGCTGTTCTTCCCCGCCTATCCGGCGTTTCGGAGCGGCCTATGAGACAGGCCGTACCCTTCCAGTCCCCTCCATCCATGGAATTCACCATGGAGCTTCCAAATCACGGACCGCTGAAGGGCATGGGCATCAGGAAGGGGATTACTCTGGTCGTAGGCGGAGGTTTTCACGGGAAATCCACCCTGCTGAAGGCCCTGGAACGTGGAGTCTATAACCATATTTCCGGAGACGGTAGGGAATATGTGATCACCGATGCTTCTGCGGTAAAGCTGAGGGCAGAGGATTCCCGCTCTATCAGCAATGTTGACATCTCCCTGTTTATCAATCATCTGCCCGGCGGCCGGAATACCCGCGGTTTTTCCACGGAAGATGCCAGCGGCAGCACCTCCCAGGCCGCCAATGTGATAGAGGGTCTGGAATCAGGCACCTCACTGTTTCTGATCGATGAGGATACCTCTGCCACGAACTTTATGATCCGGGACGAGTTGATGCAGAGCGTGGTTGCCGACAGAGAGGAGCCAATCACCCCCTTTATCAGCCGCGTGCGTTCCCTCTATGATGAGGCGGGAATATCCTCAGTGATCGTGGCCGGAAGCTCCGGTTCTTATTTCCACACCGCAGATGTCATCATCCAGATGAAGGAGTATCTGCCATTTGACATCACAGCTAAGGCCAGAGAAAAGGCTGCCTCTTTCGGCGGCGCCGTCAGGGCTGCCGAAGCTTTCCGGATACCCGCTTTCAACAGGCGGCCGAAACCAACCTCTTCTCTCCAGAATTTTGACCGGCTTAAAATGAAGGTTCTGGGTAAAGAAGCTATACAGATTAACCGTTCCACCACGGATCTGCGCTATCTGGAACAGTTGGTGGATTCAGAGCAGCTGGCTGCCCTTTCCTATCTGCTGGTATACGCCTCAAAACACTTGATGGACGGACGGCGCACGCTGACAGATATTGTCCTGGAGCTGGAACGGAGGATGGACAGCCAGGGCCTGGCTTCCCTGTCCGATTCCTCCTATCTGGCATCCGATCTCTGCCGGCCCCGGCGCCAGGAAATCTTCGCCTGCTTTGACCGGTGCAGAGAGCTTCAATTCAACTGA
- a CDS encoding FprA family A-type flavoprotein, with translation MHCVKKINDDLYWVGGTDRRLALFENVYPIPRGVSYNAYMMMDEKTVLLDTVDQSVSGQFFENVEYVLGGRSLDYMVVNHMEPDHCSMIEEIVRRYPDVKVICNAKTAAMIRQFFSFDIDAIAVLVKEGDTFSAGKHTLTFVNAPMVHWPEVMVTYDLTDKILFSADAFGTFGAMNGNLFADEVDFEHDWLDDARRYYTNIVGKYGTQAQALLKKASGLEISMICPLHGPVWRENIGWFVDKYLKWSSYTPEKPSVLIAYGSIYGHTENMANVLASRLADLGVRDIAVYDVSSTHPSYILSEAFRRSHLVFASVTYNGGIFSNMEHLLLELKAHNLQNRTVAVMDNGSWSAQAGKQMKDILAGMKNVEILEQSVSIKSSLKEEQMAEVEALAQAIAESVKN, from the coding sequence ATGCATTGTGTGAAGAAAATTAATGATGATTTGTACTGGGTTGGCGGGACAGACCGCAGGCTGGCGCTTTTTGAAAATGTATACCCGATTCCAAGGGGCGTTTCCTATAATGCTTATATGATGATGGATGAGAAAACAGTTTTGCTGGATACCGTAGATCAATCGGTCAGCGGCCAGTTTTTTGAGAATGTGGAGTATGTGCTTGGCGGCAGGTCTCTTGACTATATGGTTGTCAATCACATGGAGCCGGATCACTGTTCCATGATTGAAGAGATTGTCAGGAGATATCCGGATGTAAAAGTTATCTGCAATGCTAAGACAGCGGCAATGATCAGGCAGTTCTTTTCTTTTGATATTGATGCGATAGCTGTCCTGGTCAAGGAAGGGGATACTTTTTCAGCAGGGAAGCATACGTTAACCTTTGTGAATGCGCCTATGGTTCACTGGCCGGAGGTTATGGTCACTTATGATCTGACGGACAAGATTCTTTTCTCAGCCGATGCTTTCGGAACGTTTGGCGCCATGAACGGCAATCTTTTTGCCGATGAAGTGGACTTTGAACATGACTGGCTGGATGACGCCAGAAGATATTATACGAATATTGTGGGGAAATACGGCACTCAGGCTCAGGCGCTGCTGAAAAAGGCTTCCGGCCTGGAGATCAGCATGATCTGTCCGCTTCACGGTCCGGTTTGGCGGGAGAATATCGGCTGGTTTGTGGATAAGTACCTGAAATGGAGTTCCTATACCCCGGAGAAGCCGTCGGTGCTGATCGCATACGGTTCCATATACGGGCATACGGAGAATATGGCTAACGTACTGGCGTCACGTCTGGCTGATCTGGGGGTCAGAGACATCGCTGTCTACGATGTTTCTTCAACTCATCCGTCTTATATCCTGTCGGAGGCATTCCGCAGAAGCCATCTGGTATTTGCGTCTGTTACATATAATGGCGGGATTTTCAGCAATATGGAACATCTGCTGCTGGAGCTGAAGGCCCATAACCTCCAGAACCGCACAGTTGCGGTCATGGACAATGGAAGCTGGTCTGCCCAGGCAGGAAAACAGATGAAAGATATTCTTGCAGGAATGAAGAATGTAGAGATTCTGGAGCAGAGTGTCTCCATCAAGTCCAGCCTAAAGGAAGAGCAGATGGCTGAAGTGGAAGCTCTGGCCCAGGCAATCGCAGAATCAGTTAAAAATTGA
- a CDS encoding amidohydrolase family protein, whose protein sequence is MNEFSKFKKIDAHTHIGKFGNPFNIDFDVDRLAEQMDTYQIEKTILCAAGCHLNEETAEAYRQHPDKILPVVWVNPAEGQTAYDMLEHYIRDEGFVGAKLQPLFDAYTADDECVDPVAEICRKYGKPMFIHCGHPPYSLPWQIGLLAERHPDVPMVMLHMGHGHGVYIDGTIKMARKYDNLYLECSGMPMGCQIKNAYETVGSGRVMFGIDSPFHHPTVEIQRVLSCGLGDSELENVFYHNAARLMGLGGEGGQK, encoded by the coding sequence ATGAATGAGTTCAGTAAATTCAAGAAAATTGATGCGCACACCCACATAGGGAAGTTTGGCAATCCTTTTAACATTGATTTTGATGTGGACCGGCTGGCGGAGCAAATGGATACCTATCAGATTGAGAAGACAATTCTCTGCGCGGCGGGTTGCCATCTGAATGAAGAGACGGCAGAAGCATACCGCCAGCATCCGGACAAAATCCTTCCGGTAGTCTGGGTGAATCCGGCTGAGGGCCAGACGGCTTACGATATGCTGGAGCATTATATCAGGGATGAGGGTTTTGTGGGAGCCAAGCTGCAGCCGTTATTCGATGCCTATACGGCTGATGACGAATGTGTGGATCCAGTGGCGGAAATCTGCAGGAAGTATGGAAAGCCTATGTTTATCCATTGTGGCCATCCGCCCTATTCTCTGCCATGGCAGATCGGGCTGCTGGCGGAACGCCATCCGGATGTGCCGATGGTCATGCTTCATATGGGCCATGGCCATGGCGTGTACATAGACGGCACGATTAAAATGGCCAGGAAATATGACAATCTGTATCTGGAATGCTCGGGAATGCCCATGGGCTGTCAGATCAAAAATGCCTATGAGACGGTTGGGAGCGGCCGGGTGATGTTCGGAATTGATTCGCCGTTTCACCATCCGACTGTGGAGATTCAGCGGGTGCTGTCCTGCGGCCTGGGTGACAGTGAACTGGAAAATGTATTTTATCATAACGCGGCCCGCCTGATGGGGCTTGGCGGAGAGGGAGGACAGAAATGA
- a CDS encoding ECF transporter S component: MKTRTVTATALMAALVFAGTYFFKIPSPFGGYAHLGDCMIILGVCVLGMTRGMLAAAIGAGLADLLGGYMIWVLPTAAIKGIWALLMGLFMYKLMREVRFGWLAGAVTGGLVQIVLYTLVKIPLYGQYGAVAEIPLLAGQTVCGIVFGSVLYLMFEKSSILGKLRTLCRG; the protein is encoded by the coding sequence ATGAAGACAAGAACGGTAACAGCGACGGCGTTGATGGCAGCACTGGTGTTTGCAGGGACTTATTTCTTTAAAATACCGTCGCCCTTTGGCGGATATGCACATCTGGGAGACTGTATGATCATCCTGGGAGTATGTGTCCTTGGCATGACAAGGGGAATGCTGGCCGCTGCGATTGGAGCAGGCCTTGCAGATCTTCTGGGAGGGTATATGATCTGGGTCTTGCCGACAGCGGCCATCAAAGGTATCTGGGCATTACTGATGGGGTTGTTTATGTATAAGCTGATGCGGGAAGTGCGTTTTGGATGGCTGGCCGGCGCGGTAACGGGCGGGCTGGTTCAGATTGTTCTCTATACGCTGGTAAAGATCCCTCTGTACGGACAGTATGGAGCCGTTGCGGAAATCCCGCTTCTTGCCGGGCAGACCGTGTGTGGCATAGTATTTGGAAGTGTTCTGTATCTGATGTTTGAAAAGAGTTCTATTCTCGGCAAGCTCAGAACCTTGTGCAGAGGCTGA
- a CDS encoding cation:proton antiporter: METYAILRDLAIIIVVAKLFGILARMCKAPQVVGEIIAGILIGPSLLGLVQQSDFLNQMAEIGVILLMFSAGLGTNLKDLLRTGVKALMIACAGVFVPLIAGALVYMGFYGASPWGSDGFYRAVFIGVILTATSVSITVQALKELGKLKTEVGTTILNAAIIDDVIGIIVLTVVIGFKDPASNPLKVGISTLLFFVCAIVVGFICYKVFKKLDDCFPHTRRIPILGLALCFIMAYVAEKFFGIADITGAYVAGVMLCSINDSGYIEEKMDISSYMIFGPIFFASIGLKTNISGMTGQLLLFSLCFVLAGMVAKVIGCGLMAKACKFNSRDSLKIGVGMMTRGEVALIVAQKGLGAGFLTGEFFSAVILLIVVSSILTPIILKLLYAKDIK, translated from the coding sequence GTGGAAACGTATGCGATACTGAGAGATTTGGCAATTATCATTGTCGTGGCTAAGCTGTTCGGGATTTTAGCCCGAATGTGCAAGGCTCCTCAGGTGGTGGGAGAAATCATCGCCGGGATTCTGATAGGGCCAAGTCTTCTCGGGCTGGTGCAGCAATCGGATTTCCTCAATCAGATGGCTGAGATCGGGGTAATCCTTTTGATGTTTTCGGCAGGACTGGGCACAAATCTGAAGGATTTGCTTAGAACGGGGGTGAAGGCTCTCATGATCGCGTGCGCAGGGGTTTTTGTTCCGCTGATAGCAGGAGCCCTCGTGTATATGGGATTCTATGGCGCCTCTCCCTGGGGATCAGATGGTTTTTACCGGGCAGTTTTTATCGGCGTAATACTGACAGCCACATCTGTGAGCATAACGGTACAGGCTCTGAAGGAATTAGGCAAGCTGAAGACGGAAGTCGGGACAACTATTCTGAATGCCGCAATCATCGATGATGTGATCGGGATTATTGTGCTGACTGTAGTGATTGGGTTCAAGGATCCTGCCTCAAACCCCCTGAAGGTCGGCATTTCAACTCTGTTGTTCTTCGTCTGTGCTATTGTTGTCGGTTTTATCTGTTATAAAGTATTTAAAAAACTGGACGACTGTTTTCCCCATACACGGAGGATACCCATCCTCGGCCTGGCGCTCTGCTTTATCATGGCCTATGTGGCAGAGAAGTTTTTTGGGATTGCAGATATCACAGGTGCCTATGTGGCAGGCGTGATGCTGTGCTCTATCAATGATTCCGGTTACATAGAAGAAAAGATGGATATTAGTTCTTACATGATATTCGGCCCGATCTTTTTTGCCAGCATTGGACTGAAGACAAATATCAGCGGCATGACAGGACAGCTTCTGCTGTTTTCACTGTGTTTTGTGTTGGCCGGTATGGTTGCAAAGGTCATCGGCTGCGGCCTGATGGCAAAAGCCTGCAAGTTCAACAGCAGAGATTCATTGAAAATTGGTGTGGGAATGATGACAAGAGGGGAGGTAGCACTGATTGTAGCCCAGAAGGGACTGGGCGCCGGATTTCTGACCGGGGAGTTTTTCAGCGCGGTTATATTGCTGATTGTGGTATCAAGCATACTGACGCCAATCATCTTGAAATTGCTTTACGCGAAGGACATTAAGTAG
- a CDS encoding helix-turn-helix domain-containing protein, translating into MDESYVNEKIKRICEDKGWTEYRLAKECGIPNSTVHNILHKVTVPSFISLMKICDGFGITMAQFFAEGEYLDLTDDQREVLDIYRHLSIHEREIAVAYLKGLASRT; encoded by the coding sequence ATGGACGAGAGCTATGTGAACGAGAAAATCAAACGGATATGTGAAGATAAGGGCTGGACAGAATACAGGCTCGCGAAGGAATGTGGTATACCCAATTCAACCGTCCATAACATTCTTCACAAGGTGACAGTGCCTTCATTTATATCATTAATGAAAATCTGCGATGGGTTTGGTATTACCATGGCGCAGTTTTTCGCGGAAGGTGAATATTTGGATCTGACGGATGACCAGAGAGAGGTATTGGATATCTACAGGCATTTGTCAATTCACGAACGGGAAATAGCTGTCGCTTATCTAAAAGGTCTTGCATCCAGAACATGA
- a CDS encoding LysR family transcriptional regulator, with product MFEGMQYVFAVYQEQSFSKAAQKLYISQPSLSATIKKIEKKVGAPLFERNTTPIQLTRCGEEYIKCAKEIMDIENGFTNFVSNIDQLKAGMLSVGGSNLFTSYVLLPIIAKFKETYPAVDIRLVEANTSLLENHLQSGYLDLIIETYPFNPQLFARDEYCAESLLLAVPKRFEINDRYTEYQLTAEDIRQDRHILPETPCVPLVQFKNEPFLFLRHGNDTRIRAEKICKKHGFSPKIVLYLDQQITCYHVSCYGMGISFISDTLIKHVKDDANIIYYRVDGPNEVCRSIYFYYKQGKYITRAMEEFIRIAREDRKAK from the coding sequence ATGTTTGAAGGAATGCAATATGTATTTGCGGTGTACCAGGAGCAGAGCTTTTCAAAGGCGGCGCAGAAATTATACATTTCTCAACCCTCATTAAGCGCCACCATAAAAAAGATTGAAAAAAAGGTGGGAGCTCCTCTCTTTGAACGGAACACCACCCCTATTCAGCTCACGCGCTGCGGCGAAGAATATATTAAGTGTGCTAAAGAAATCATGGATATCGAGAACGGCTTCACTAATTTCGTCAGCAATATTGACCAGCTGAAGGCCGGAATGCTGTCAGTAGGCGGCAGCAATCTCTTCACCTCTTACGTTTTACTTCCGATCATAGCCAAATTCAAAGAAACCTATCCCGCCGTTGATATCCGGCTCGTAGAAGCCAATACCTCTCTGCTGGAAAATCACCTGCAGAGCGGATACCTGGATCTGATCATTGAGACCTATCCCTTTAATCCTCAGCTCTTCGCAAGAGATGAATATTGTGCCGAATCCCTTCTGCTCGCCGTGCCCAAAAGGTTTGAAATCAACGACCGGTACACAGAATATCAGCTGACCGCCGAGGATATCCGCCAGGACCGCCATATTTTGCCGGAGACTCCCTGCGTGCCTCTGGTACAGTTCAAAAATGAACCCTTTCTCTTCCTGAGGCACGGTAATGACACACGCATCCGCGCAGAAAAGATCTGCAAAAAACACGGCTTCAGTCCGAAAATTGTCCTGTACCTGGACCAGCAGATCACCTGCTATCATGTCTCCTGCTATGGAATGGGTATCAGCTTCATCAGTGATACGCTCATCAAGCACGTAAAAGATGATGCCAACATCATCTATTACCGGGTTGACGGACCGAATGAGGTCTGCCGTTCCATTTACTTTTATTATAAGCAGGGCAAGTATATCACACGCGCCATGGAAGAATTCATCCGGATAGCCAGAGAGGACAGGAAAGCAAAATAA
- a CDS encoding Glu/Leu/Phe/Val family dehydrogenase translates to MSEKYNPYDNVLKVVEQASEILGYPQRDCEAIKYPERELKVAVPVEMDDGTTRVFEGYRVQHSTSRGPAKGGIRYHQNVNIDEVKALAAWMTFKCAVVNIPYGGGKGGIVCDPTKLSDRELRAMTRRFTAAIAPLIGPEVDIPAPDVGTNATVMGWMMDTYSMLKGHTVPGVVTGKPIDLGGALGRNEATGRGVMFTVKNILKKMNLPVEGTDVVVQGMGNVGSVTAKLLHEEGMKVIAVSDVSGGLYDPNGLDIPAIEAYITAKRGNLLSGLELKGATRISNDELLTLKTTVLVPAALENQINGSNADKIQAKLIVEAANGPTSSEADEILKKRGIQVVPDILANAGGVVVSYFEWVQNIQSVSWTEAEVNSKLKDIMDRAFASVWDITQEKQTTLRMGAYLIAVKRVVDAKKARGIWP, encoded by the coding sequence ATGTCTGAAAAATATAATCCGTATGATAATGTATTGAAAGTCGTTGAACAGGCTTCTGAGATCCTGGGATATCCTCAGAGAGATTGTGAAGCTATAAAATATCCGGAGAGAGAATTAAAGGTTGCGGTACCGGTTGAGATGGATGACGGGACTACACGTGTGTTTGAAGGGTACAGAGTACAGCATTCGACTTCCAGAGGGCCGGCTAAGGGAGGTATCCGTTACCACCAGAACGTTAATATAGATGAAGTAAAGGCTCTGGCCGCATGGATGACTTTCAAATGTGCGGTGGTTAATATTCCCTATGGCGGCGGCAAGGGCGGTATTGTATGTGATCCCACCAAGCTGTCGGACAGAGAGCTGCGCGCGATGACCAGAAGATTTACAGCTGCAATCGCTCCTCTGATCGGACCAGAAGTAGATATCCCGGCACCCGATGTAGGAACCAACGCTACAGTAATGGGCTGGATGATGGATACTTACAGTATGCTGAAGGGCCATACCGTACCGGGTGTTGTTACCGGCAAGCCGATTGATCTGGGCGGCGCTCTGGGAAGAAATGAAGCTACAGGCCGTGGCGTTATGTTCACGGTTAAGAATATATTGAAGAAGATGAACCTCCCTGTAGAAGGCACGGATGTGGTTGTACAGGGTATGGGAAATGTAGGAAGCGTAACCGCGAAGCTTCTCCACGAAGAGGGAATGAAGGTAATCGCAGTCAGCGATGTTTCCGGCGGGCTTTATGACCCGAACGGTCTGGATATCCCGGCGATTGAAGCCTATATTACAGCTAAGAGGGGCAACCTGCTGTCCGGTCTGGAACTGAAAGGAGCTACCCGCATCAGCAACGATGAGCTGCTGACACTCAAGACGACAGTCCTGGTTCCTGCTGCTCTGGAGAATCAGATCAATGGCAGTAATGCCGATAAGATCCAGGCGAAGCTGATCGTAGAGGCAGCCAACGGCCCGACCTCCTCTGAAGCAGATGAGATTTTGAAGAAGAGGGGAATCCAGGTAGTGCCTGACATTCTGGCCAACGCCGGCGGCGTGGTTGTATCCTATTTTGAATGGGTACAGAACATTCAGTCTGTCAGCTGGACAGAAGCAGAAGTCAACAGTAAGCTGAAAGATATCATGGACCGCGCGTTTGCCTCTGTATGGGATATTACCCAGGAGAAACAGACTACACTCCGCATGGGCGCTTATCTGATCGCTGTAAAACGTGTTGTTGATGCGAAGAAAGCCAGAGGTATCTGGCCGTAA
- a CDS encoding phosphotransferase enzyme family protein, which translates to MKKVDEIAKMISREFPFSGRLTEIVPYGSGHINDTYRVTCQKEDHAVERYIIQRINTNIFKADELMENISGITEWMKKKIQADGGDPARETLNIVKTKDGAAYYQDEDGSCWRAYLFIERATSYNMVEKPDDFYQCGLAFGRFQQMLSDYPAGTLHEAIPDFHNTVKRFRDFKHAVEQDACGRRAAAAGEIRFVEEREEQAGVLCRMRESGELPVRVTHNDTKLNNIMIDDDTRKAICVIDLDTVMPGLAAYDYGDSIRFGASTALEDETDLSKVTCDMELFRLYTRGFLEGCAGRLTAKETEMLPMGAWMMTYECGMRFLADYLEGDVYFKIDYPSHNLDRARNQFKLVRDMEEKMGIMNQIVKGCM; encoded by the coding sequence ATGAAAAAAGTAGATGAAATCGCGAAGATGATTAGCAGGGAATTTCCGTTCTCAGGCAGGCTGACAGAGATCGTACCATATGGCAGCGGCCATATCAACGATACTTACCGGGTTACCTGTCAAAAAGAGGATCATGCGGTTGAAAGGTATATCATTCAGAGAATTAATACAAATATATTTAAAGCGGACGAGTTGATGGAGAATATTTCGGGAATTACAGAATGGATGAAAAAGAAGATCCAGGCTGACGGCGGCGACCCTGCCAGAGAGACGCTGAACATCGTGAAGACGAAGGACGGAGCTGCCTATTATCAGGATGAAGACGGCAGCTGCTGGCGCGCGTATCTTTTTATAGAACGGGCGACCAGCTACAACATGGTAGAAAAACCGGATGATTTCTATCAGTGTGGTCTGGCTTTCGGCAGATTTCAGCAGATGTTGTCAGATTATCCGGCTGGGACACTCCATGAAGCAATTCCGGATTTTCATAATACCGTGAAAAGGTTCAGGGATTTCAAACACGCTGTGGAACAAGACGCCTGCGGCCGCAGGGCTGCAGCTGCAGGAGAAATCCGTTTTGTGGAAGAGCGGGAGGAACAGGCGGGAGTCCTCTGCCGGATGCGTGAAAGCGGGGAACTGCCGGTGCGCGTGACCCATAATGATACAAAGCTGAATAATATCATGATAGATGACGATACCAGAAAGGCGATCTGTGTCATTGACCTGGATACGGTCATGCCAGGTCTCGCTGCCTATGATTATGGCGATTCGATCCGGTTTGGGGCCAGCACGGCACTCGAGGATGAGACGGATCTGTCGAAAGTTACCTGCGATATGGAACTGTTCCGCCTGTATACCAGAGGCTTTTTGGAGGGCTGCGCCGGACGGCTGACAGCGAAGGAGACGGAGATGCTTCCCATGGGAGCCTGGATGATGACTTACGAGTGCGGAATGCGTTTTCTGGCAGATTATCTGGAAGGAGATGTTTATTTTAAAATTGATTATCCCAGTCACAATCTGGACAGAGCCAGGAACCAGTTTAAGCTGGTCAGGGACATGGAAGAAAAAATGGGAATTATGAACCAGATCGTAAAGGGATGTATGTAG
- a CDS encoding L,D-transpeptidase family protein — MNDKRFEEGLEEQSEKALMESESGIEAQKAETQAAAEEEEKPEKNGPGQEAEIAEPPGKKHKIFKIVLLVIILTAVAVGIGVYVGYANYYSGRFFEGTVINQIDCSGLTVEQVEDILAEKVEDYSIELTFRGDARETLEGEAIGYEYVSDGSVQAIKDGQKSWKWIKGYFIKSNEQATVQTRYDEEKLQQQLYSLPELQEGNMTPPTDAYVDYLDGRFQVVAETYGNTLDKDLVLEAVKQAVGSSQRELNAEEIGNAYAAPALRQEDAGLNQQAAQLNELVSASITYELPTGSQTLDGNIMKDWLMRDEAGNYVKDEDTWNQHIAQYVADMAAAVDTVGTDRQFQSTGLGEITVGGGVYGWKIDQSSEIRQLTEELANRTVTTREPVYKSREVTTENNGFGYTYVEIDLSRQHLWLYLDGKLTVESDIVSGKMTKKRYTPAGIFRMYYKQRDKVLRGEKKADGTYEYETPVEFWMPFNGGIGMHDAEWNPYFGGTRYINSGSHGCINLPYRIAQQIYEIMNTDIPIICYYSQPYGFIG, encoded by the coding sequence ATGAATGACAAACGGTTCGAGGAGGGGCTGGAGGAACAGTCAGAGAAAGCATTGATGGAATCAGAATCCGGTATCGAGGCACAGAAAGCAGAAACCCAGGCGGCAGCCGAAGAGGAAGAAAAGCCGGAAAAGAACGGTCCGGGGCAGGAAGCTGAAATTGCGGAGCCGCCGGGGAAGAAGCATAAGATTTTTAAGATAGTGCTCCTGGTCATCATCCTGACGGCAGTCGCTGTCGGCATCGGCGTCTATGTGGGGTATGCGAATTATTACAGCGGCCGATTTTTTGAAGGGACGGTGATTAATCAGATTGACTGCAGCGGCCTGACAGTGGAGCAGGTTGAAGACATACTGGCCGAGAAGGTTGAGGATTATTCGATTGAACTGACATTCCGGGGTGACGCCAGGGAAACTCTGGAAGGAGAGGCAATCGGATACGAATATGTATCTGACGGCAGTGTCCAGGCGATTAAGGACGGGCAGAAATCCTGGAAATGGATCAAAGGTTACTTTATTAAGAGCAATGAGCAGGCCACGGTACAGACGAGGTATGATGAAGAAAAGCTGCAGCAGCAGCTATACAGCCTGCCGGAGCTGCAGGAGGGGAATATGACTCCCCCGACGGATGCCTATGTGGATTATCTGGACGGCCGATTTCAGGTGGTTGCGGAAACTTATGGCAATACCCTGGATAAAGACCTGGTACTGGAGGCGGTGAAGCAAGCAGTCGGGTCGAGCCAGAGAGAGCTGAATGCGGAAGAGATAGGTAATGCCTATGCGGCGCCGGCCCTCAGGCAGGAGGATGCCGGCCTCAACCAACAGGCAGCCCAGCTAAATGAGCTGGTTTCAGCCAGTATCACCTATGAACTTCCGACGGGCAGCCAGACATTGGACGGCAACATCATGAAGGACTGGCTGATGAGAGATGAGGCCGGAAATTATGTGAAGGATGAAGATACCTGGAATCAGCACATTGCCCAATACGTTGCAGATATGGCAGCGGCAGTGGATACAGTGGGAACAGACAGGCAGTTCCAGTCAACGGGCCTGGGAGAGATTACGGTAGGAGGCGGAGTCTACGGCTGGAAGATCGATCAAAGCAGTGAGATTCGGCAGCTGACCGAAGAGCTTGCTAACAGGACAGTTACCACCAGAGAGCCTGTGTACAAGAGTCGTGAAGTTACAACTGAAAATAATGGCTTTGGGTATACCTACGTCGAGATAGATTTGAGCAGGCAGCATCTGTGGCTGTACCTGGACGGAAAGCTGACAGTGGAGTCAGATATTGTTTCAGGTAAGATGACTAAGAAGAGATATACCCCGGCTGGCATATTCCGAATGTACTACAAGCAGAGGGACAAGGTTCTCAGGGGAGAGAAGAAAGCGGACGGAACCTACGAGTATGAGACCCCGGTTGAGTTCTGGATGCCCTTTAACGGTGGAATCGGAATGCATGATGCAGAATGGAATCCCTATTTTGGTGGCACGAGATATATCAATTCCGGTTCTCATGGCTGTATTAATCTGCCTTATCGTATAGCCCAGCAGATCTATGAGATTATGAACACGGATATACCAATTATCTGTTATTATTCGCAGCCATATGGATTTATCGGCTAA